From a region of the Vanrija pseudolonga chromosome 2, complete sequence genome:
- the SPCC417.10_4 gene encoding putative transporter → MSTPSTHAIDDKPQIDHDELKQLDTVVDDTEAAGYTDSTLVISPEENRRLRNKALRRILPLLMLAYLCQALDKSTIGTASIMGWIENVNTDTNHYGLTSTLHWVGLIAGEPLCNQLVRYLPLGKLMGVAVILWSALLMGLAFSLHIKVVFGLRVVLGFCEAIVGPGLLALTVQWFTTSEQPTIGAAWQSMLGGNGIISSLLGYGFYHLKNKPQGLYGWQWMSITIALFSFACGFIILIFLPDSPTKARWASEEDKVKFVERVRGNNQSLKQKVFKKEQAWEAAKDPFTYCLFLLAFSQTLIVGGINVFAGLLLNRAFGFSVLESQLLGIPGACLGIITYYLMAFFIKLTGETCLMMCAFAIPNIIGSIVVLIVTPSGHTRGGLLVAWYMMQFFQACNPAIFAMLSRNSAGQTKRSITYAVTYIGWAGGNAIAPQIFQKRWAPRYKTSLKIHFGLYAWFIIVCLSTRTLLARRNKQRKAALKDADGTVRNDHNLAFSDLTDLENPEFIYSL, encoded by the exons ATGTCGACCCCAAGCACACACGCCATCGACGACAAGCCCCAGATCGACCACGATgagctcaagcagctcgacacggtcgtcgacgacaccgaggccgccggctACACCGACTCGACGCTCGTCATCTCGCCAGAGGAGAACAGGCGCCTGCGCAACAAGGCGCTGAGGCGTATTCTCCCTCTTCTCATGCTTGCATACCTTTGTCAGGCTCTCGACAAGTCGACCATTGGAACCGCTTC GATTATGGGCTGGATTGAGAACGTCAACACAGACACCAACCACTACGGCCTTACCTCCACGCTCCACTGGGTCGGTCTCATTGCAGGCGAGCCCCTCTGTAACCAGCTCGTCCGCTACCTCCCCCTCGGCAAGCTCATGGGCGTTGCTGTCATCCTCTGGTCAGCTCTCCTCATGGGCCTCGCCTTCTCCCTCCACATCAAGGTTGTCTTCGGTCTGCGCGTTGTCCTTGGCTTCTGCGAAGCCATTGTCGGCCCCGGT CTTCTCGCCCTCACTGTCCAGTGGTTCACGACCTCGGAGCAGCCCACAATCGGTGCTGCATGGCAGTCAATGTTGGGTGGTAACGGCATCATCTCGTCTCTTCTCGGCTACGGCTTCTACCACCTTAAGAACAAGCCTCAGGGTCTTTACGGCTGGCAGTGGATGTCGATCACGATTGCCCTCTTCTCGTTCGCCTGTGGCTTCATCATCCTCATCTTCCTCCCCGACTCGCCCACCAAGGCTCGCTGGGCCTcggaggaggacaaggtcaAGTTTGTCGAGCGTGTCCGCGGCAACAACCAGTCGCTCAAGCAGAAGGTCTTCAAGAAGGAGCAGGCATGggaggccgccaaggaccCCTTCACCTACtgcctcttcctcctcgccttctcgcAGACGCTCATCGTCGGTGGCATCAACGTGTTcgccggccttctcctcAACCGCGCCTTCGGCTTCTCCGTGCTCGAAAGCCAGCTTCTCGGCATCCCCGGCGCGTGTCTCGGTATCATCACCTACTACCTCATGGCCTTCTTCATCAAGCTCACCGGCGAGACGTGTCTCATGATGTGCGCGTTCGCCATCCCCAACATTATCGGCTCGATCGTCGTCCTGATCGTCACACCCTCGGGCCacacgcgcggcggcctcctcgtcgcgtgGTACATGATGCAGTTCTTCCAGGCCTGCAACCCCGCCATCTTCGCCATGCTCTCGCGCAACTCGGCTGGCCAGACCAAGCGCTCCATCACCTACGCCGTTACTTACATCGGTTGGGCGGGTGGAAACGCCATCGCGCCTCAGATCTTCCAGAAGAGGTGGGCTCCGAGGTACAAGACGTCTCTCAAG ATTCATTTCGGCCTCTATGCTTGGTTTATCATTGTCTGCCTCTCCACGAggacgctgctcgcgcgccgcaacaagcagcgcaaggccgcgctcaaggacgccgacggaACGGTCCGCAACGACCACAACCTCGCCTTTTCGGACCTGACCGATCTCGAGAACCCCGAGTTCATCTACTCTCTGTAG
- the Mark2_0 gene encoding Serine/threonine-protein kinase MARK2 encodes MVDHLETPRGRLTRIGGWALGRTLGRGAYAHVRLATHLVTGHQAACKILPALASPRSWNQTLDAVEAHKEVVLLKAFTGAKIPGVVTIEGVVEEDGWTYVFLSLHSDSLSTDMPSTERDVIILFRRLLRTFQALHELGVSHEDVKRANILVEGLHPILADFGFSLFSPDGEMELSAGGTPLYSSPEKLKGGAYDPRASDVWSLALLFLKLLRIKHPYFTVRDDDATWRVENAIIRDEAGWDWLPDGRARFGELMRGMLAYNPAERWTIPQILDHRYLRTRAADDQPIPIPSRRLSSKIVRPVPQTVVDDLCFLAYLKRSFFLCETRKKIEDQLYNKERTWEKRWATMLHGWEQRVEMEWEDVPALRVTPSSKPATATKPLLTQTGPSRRRRYLPALKEIRLSPIHKPKTPKTPRRPSPKQSRRRKSQSTTPATPTPIHTAAAAQNPAAPGPKQMLWPPKSILQDFDTPASSVDSLASPLALRGSTLQHVNVNTRPRTRAQKAMRAVAAGAENLPSFTPKKVLGPSAFGRARRPQLGYEKKVTGMRALTT; translated from the exons ATGGTCGACCATCTTGAAACTCCACGCGGGAGGCTAACGCGTATAGGAGGCTGGGCGTTGGGGCGCACACTAGGACGCGGCGCATATG CCCACGTCCGCCTCGCTACCCACCTTGTCACGGGCCACCAGGCCGCCTGCAAGATCCTACCGGCGCTCGCGAGCCCGCGCAGTTGGAACCAGAcactcgacgccgtcgaagCGCACAAGGAAGTCGTTCTCCTCAAGGCGTTCACCGGGGCCAAGATCCCAGGCGTGGTTACCATCGAGGGCGttgtcgaggaagacggATGGAC GTATGTCTTCCTCTCCCTGCACAGTGATTCGCTGTCCACAGATATGCCGTCcaccgagcgcgacgtcatTATCCTCTTCCGACGCCTCCTCCGCACCTTTCAAGCCCTACATGAACTCGGTGTCTCCCACGAGGACGTCAAGCGCGCCAATATTCTTGTGGAGGGATTACACCCCATCCTGGCCGACTTCGGCTTCTCACTCTTCTCGCCTGATGGCGAGATGGAGCTCTCGGCCGGCGGCACACCGCTGTACTCTTCTCCCGAGAAACTCAAGGGCGGCGCCTAcgacccgcgcgcgagcgacgtATGGTCCCTTGCGCTATTGTTCCTCAAGCTGCTGCGCATCAAGCATCCGTACTTCACTGTTagggacgacgacgcgacgtggCGAGTGGAGAACGCCATTAttcgcgacgaggcgggctGGGACTGGCTGCCAGATGGTAGGGCTCGGTTTGGTGAGCTCATGCGCGGCATGCTCGCGTACAACCCGGCTGAGCGGTGGACT ATTCCCCAAATCCTTGATCACCGCTATCTAAGGACGCGTGCAGCCGATGACCAGCCCATCCCCATCCCATCCCGTAGGCTGAGTTCAAAAATCGTTCGCCCAGTGCCACAAacggtcgtcgacgacctctgCTTCCTCGCCTACCTCAAAAGGTCTTTCTTCCTCTGTGAAACAAGAAAGAAAATCGAGGATCAGCTGTACAACAAGGAGCGGACGTGGGAGAAGCGGTGGGCAACGATGCTGCATGGCTGGGAGCAGCGGGTCGAGATGGAGTGGGAGGATGTCCCGGCGTTGAGAGTGACGCCGAGTAGTAAGCCAGCCACAGCCACAAAACCACTGCTGACACAAACAGGGCCATCACGAAGACGCCGATACCTACCAGCATTGAAGGAAATCCGTCTCTCACCCATC CACAAGCCCAAGACGCCAAAGACACCACGCCGTCCATCACCGAAGCAATCACGTCGCCGAAAATCCCAGTCAACAACACCTgcgaccccgacgccaaTCCAtacggcggcagcggcccaGAACCCGGCAGCTCCTGGTCCCAAGCAGATGCTTTGGCCCCCGAAAAGCATCTTACAGGACTTTGACACCcctgcgtcgtcggtcgactcgctcgcctccCCGCTCGCCTTGCGCGGCAGTACCCTGCAACACGTCAATGTCAACACCAGGCCGAGGACCAGGGCACAGAAGGCGATGAGGGCTgtggcggctggcgctgAGAATCTGCCGTCGTTCACGCCCAAGAAGGTACTTGGTCCGAGTGCGTTtgggcgtgctcgtcgcccacAGCTCGGGTACGAGAAGAAGGTGACAGGCATGAGG GCCCTTACAACCTGA